Proteins encoded in a region of the Panthera uncia isolate 11264 chromosome B2 unlocalized genomic scaffold, Puncia_PCG_1.0 HiC_scaffold_24, whole genome shotgun sequence genome:
- the LOC125939127 gene encoding basic proline-rich protein-like has product MPAATVTLNPPGGPTPFGPAPAQTPMVAARSSRRQRATAVAAARCCSCAICQERSRRGGGCRGRGGGVVVTKGRRDPPAGRPRKQKQAALGAARPPTSGRAALQPAHRELSGHTQSRRPRRTARRPPSAPGRDPAAGPGTPGAAPSALSEGPPAPGPAEEPPEPPRPRGRRAGRRPCEWAPEPERRADLSSRHNIWPVSVSIINWSAH; this is encoded by the exons ATGCCTGCTGCCACAGTAACGCTCAACCCACCCGGTGGCCCCACCCCTTTCGGTCCCGCCCCCGCCCAGACACCAATGGTCGCCGCCCGCAGCTCCCGAAGG CAGCGAGCAACCGCGGTGGCGGCGGCGCGTTGTTGCAGTTGCGCCATCTGTCAGGAGCGGAgccggcggggagggggctgccgcgggagaggaggaggggtcGTCGTGACCAAAGGCCGCCGAGACCCGCCCGCCGGCCGGCCGCGAAAGCAGAAGCAGGCTGCCCTCGGAGCCGCGCGTCCTCCAACGTCCGGGCGCGCGGCGCTTCAGCCAGCGCACCGAGAGCTCTCTGGGCACACACAAAGCCGCCGCCCGCGCCGCACCGCCCGGCGGCCGCCGTCCGCGCCTGGGAGGGATCCGGCCGCCGGGCCGGGGACACCCGGCGCCGCCCCCTCGGCGCTCTCGGAAGGCCCACCGGCTCCCGGGCCCGCCGAGGAACCCCCGGAACCGCCTCGGCCGCgcgggaggagggcggggagaaGACCATGTGAATGGGCTCCGGAGCCTGAGCGCCGCGCAG aCCTCAGCAGCAGGCATAACATTTGGCCTGTCTCTGTTTCCATCATTAATTGGTCAGCACATTGA